The DNA region TCTGAGCACCTGTAGTTTGTTCTGGGTACTGCCTCCTCTCCAGGGTAGCACAGTCCTGTCCTAGACACAAGTGTGCCCTTTGTCCCTGCACCTCAAAGCCTCAGCCATTCCGTCAACATTTATAGAGCACCTGCTCTTTGCCGGGCTCAGTGCAGGCACTTAGGATGCaagagtgaacaaaacaaagttctctgtcctcagggagctggcattggaggaggaagagaaagtcaACAATTAACAGGATCAGATAACAAATGATATAGAGCctaaggggtggggggcaggttgCAGTTTTAAGGTGAAAAGATAGATCCAGACACACTGCCACTCAGACCACCAAGTTCAACATCCCTCAGGGTTTTCCCCCATTCGAGATGTGGCAGGCGCTCTCTGAATGTCTATCGGTAAATAGATGACTATTTGATCACTAGTTTTCTCTGCTCTGTGTTCTGACCCCAAAGGGTCTTCTTCACGATACCTCTGCTGGTTTGGCTTCAAGCACTTCCCTCTCTTACGTTTGAACACATTCTTGAGTAGTCTCCCGCCTGGTGGACTTACCAAACTGCTGCCTTCTCCCATCTCAGGCACATGGTTGGTTTCTCAGGACTCCTTAGCAGAGCCCCGtgcctccctccccagcctccgCAGACAGGGGTCCATATGCCTTCAGCTCCCCAGCAGCCACTGGCACAACCCCACACCCACGTGCACCCTTCATGACCATGGCCCCCATGACCCCAGCTAAGGACTGTGTGCCTTCAAGCCTGTCTTCAGGACAAAGGGTCTTAGTTATTAAGGGAGTCTTTGGCTCATCGGCCTGCCAACAGAATTTGCAGCTTTCATTGTGCTGAGAGCTGCGAGGAAAGAGCAAGCACCTGGAGACcagcttccttttttcttttcaaatatatttattccaaaataaaaacatagaactTTAAACAAATGGTTACATCTGATCTCGATTTAGAGTAGcttacttcattttttaattccaACAATTTAAAGAGGAGGCATTTAAAttcaataaatagaataaataatatttgGTCTTCATACTCCGCCTCGCATCCCTTCTTTCTGGAAAACTTCCCGGAGGCTCCTCAGAAAAGTCAGTGTGTTGCCTGCCGTGGTTTGATTGCACGGCTGTTCACAGGAAAAAAACTGTGGGAACAAAAATGGACAAGGACCGAGTGACTAAAACAGTACTGTACCTGGCAGCCCCAGGGACCACCCCTTCCAGAGCCCAGAAGGGGATGGGGGTGAGAGTGGGGAGGGAGGATGTGCAGGCAGGGGTATCAAGACAGAGCAAATGGATGGGGAGGCTCAGGGCTAGCATTTTGTGTAGACCGTGTAGATGGTTGGCTCTGGGGCCCTATGAAAAGATCCTAAATCTCTCCATTAGAGGAGACCTTTCCTTAGGATTCTTTGAGGCCTCCAATTGTATCATCTTTTTTTTCGGTTGTCCTTCTAAGGCTGTCTATAGCATAACAGTTGAGTGAGGTCACAttcaaatctcagttctgccccttaTTAACTATGtagccttgggcaaattatttagcctcactgaacctcagtttcctcctctataaagtGAGGATGATAAACCTAAACAATTGTCCCTAAAGTAAGTATTTTATAAACACTGTATATTAAACCTTTAGAACTGGCTGCTGTTGATGGCAGAAACCCAGTAAGGCAAACACTTATTATCTGACATGCAGCTAAATAGCTGAGTGAGGGGCTTCCAGCCTTCTGTGGTCTCACTGGAGATGCCTAGGAAGGCAGGGTGCTGAGAGGAGTCATCACAGCCCCTCCCAGGAGGGACTAGGAGGGCGTTTAGGGCAAGCGGCAGGCCTCCACCTGATCTGAGCACAATTCCCTTTAAGCAGCTCCTTTGCCAACTGAAAAAATATCCCCTTTAATGTAAAGGCCACAACATCCATTCAGTTAGAAAATTGAATCTCTAGGACAATTTAACACTGTGTGGCTTTGGTTTTGGCTTCTAATGACAATCAGGATGGATTATTTCATTATTCAATTAGTGGGGAGGAATCGGTCACATCGGTCTAAGCATACTTGAAAAAGTTCTTTACAATTGGGGGGACAACGGGCCTTCTGGGGCAGATCTTACTACAATTCCATGTTTCTGATGGAATTTCTTAGATTCTCCTTATCAATTTGGAACCACCAATTCCAATGTTGTCATCCTTTTTCATTCAAATGGCTATGGCATCAACATGCACATTAAAAATCGGTAATCAGAGCATATCACATACAAAAACAAACTCACTTGACACTTCTTCTTCTGTAGGGATTCAACCATTCTTTTCACCCGATTGAAAACCAGGATGAATCTTGTTTCCACTGTGCTGTTGGTTATCTGTGACAGCCCCTCCTGGAAGCATGGTGTGGTGCAGTTCTCCTGGTAGATAATGAGGATTTATGAAAAGAAACACTCAGCAGACAGGCTTTGAGAAGGAGTGatttcagagactattttaatttACCCAAAGTAACCTAAACATGTATTGTTTTCAGGCTCCTTGCCAGTGCAGAAAATAGTCTTCAATATTTCAAGGTGAGACCATTTTTTCCACAGTGACACTCCCTAGAGGAGGTTCCAGAATGTTCCATCCAGGGAACATAAGGCCTGTGAGCTCTGGAAAATAGTCAGTTTTGAGTCTCCTTTTCAACTTATATCCCCACCATGTTCCAAGACTTGTAATAGTGGATTTGAAAttacagagaaaggagaggccttTCCACACCAGCCTGAAGGATGGGCCAATGGAATATAGCCAGTGTTTCAGCAGCAACTAAAATCAAGGATTATGACCAAGGGagctggggggtggtggtggtaataaAT from Choloepus didactylus isolate mChoDid1 chromosome 13, mChoDid1.pri, whole genome shotgun sequence includes:
- the IL9 gene encoding interleukin-9; translated protein: MLLVTVLTSALLLCSVGGQRCSTFLAIRDISHLIEQLQGHPPSKCSCSANVTDCLCLPIPSENCTTPCFQEGLSQITNSTVETRFILVFNRVKRMVESLQKKKCQFFSCEQPCNQTTAGNTLTFLRSLREVFQKEGMRGGV